AGCGTCCCGCAAAAGCCGGTTTCGCGGTGAGGGCAGGTTACGCAAATCGACGCAATGGACATATCAGGGTGTTTGGCTAAACGGGATCACAGAATTCTACGCTAGATAGTGTCGGAACTTTTCTTCCCGTCGCAGGGAGGAGGTTGCATCTGCATCTATCAGAATTAGCTAATTGAGCAAAACCAAATTGTAATTAGCTTTAATGCCAGCGGCGCCATCGGCCGCAGTCATGCCTGGAGCGGCGGCAGTTTGAAGGCTCCGGCGCCGCGTTTGCTTGCGTGCACTTGATGCAGATCAACAACCTGGATCAAGTTATGGAGCTCGGAGTTTTTCCGAGAATCAATCTAGTTTTTGACGGTGAGGAAATCACATTGTCCGCCCTGCCGGGACGCGGGGCTTTGTTTCGAAAAATTTCAATTGGCATCATTTAAGGAAAATGTTCATGACGGAAGTAACTCTTGCCGACAGCAGCCAGGATCGCGAAACCAGGATGCGCTTCATGCGCATCGACACCACGACCGGCGAACTGCTGCGGGAGTTCTGGAAGATCGTCGAGCCGGCGCTGCCGGAGGTGCTCGAAGGCTTTTATCGGCATGTCACCAGGGAGCCGCAACTCGCGCGCCTGATCGGCAGCGACATTCCCCGCCTCAAGGCCGCGCAGCAGTCGCACTGGGCGCGGCTGTTCAACGGCCGCTTCGATCATGAGTACATGCAGGGCGTCCGCGCGATCGGCCTGATCCACAACAAGATTGGGCTGGAGCCGCGCTGGTATATCGGCGGATACAATTTCGTGCTGAGCCAGCTCGCCGCGCTCGCTGTTCGCCACTACCGATGGAAGCCGGGTCATCTCGCGGCGGTGCTGACCGCCACGAACTGCGCGGTGCTGCTCGACATGGACATCGCGATTTCGGTCTATCAGGAAGCGATGCTGGCGGAGCGTCAGAAACATCAGGACAAGATCACTGCCGCGATCCGGGACTTCGACGGCCAGATGAAGATGGTGCTGAAGACGGTCGGGGGCTCGGCGGAAAATCTGCAGAACGCCGCCAATACGCTCGCCGCCAATGCCGAACAATCGACAAGGCAGACGACCACGGTGGCCGCGGCCTCGGAGGAGGCATCCGCCAATGTGCAGGCGGTAGCGTCGGCCACCGAGCAACTGACGTCGTCGGTCAGGGAGATCGGGCGTCAGGTGACGGAGTCCACCAGGATGACGGGCAAGGCGGTAGAGCAGGCCAGCCAGTCCAGCGCCGGCATGCAGGGCCTCGCGGAAGCGGCGCAGCGGATCGGCGCCGTGGTCGAACTCATCAACAGCATCGCCGGGCAGACCAACCTGCTGGCGTTGAACGCCACCATCGAAGCGGCGCGCGCCGGCGATGCGGGCAGGGGATTTGCCGTCGTCGCCTCCGAGGTCAAGGCGCTGGCCGAGCAGACCGCGAAGGCGACCGACGAAATCAGCCAGCAGATTCTCGCGATCCAGACCGCAACCCGGCAATCGGTGGGTTCGATCGAGGAAATCGGAACGACGATCGCGTCGGTCAACGAGATTGCGACGGCGATCGCGGCGGCTGTCGAGCAACAGGGAATGGCGACGGCCGAGATCGCGCGCAACATTCAGGAGGCTGCCCGCGGCACCCACGACGTTTCGAGCAACATCAGCGGCGTCAGTCAGGCCGCGAGCGAAACCGGTCAAACCGCAACGCAATTGCTGTCTTCCGCCAACGAGCTCTCGCAGCAGTCGGAGATGCTGCGCAACAATGTCGAAGGTTTCTTCGCGATGATCCGGGCTGCCTGATGCGGATGCCGCGTCGGCGCAAGAATGCGGTTCGCATTGCGATCAGGACAGTTGTGGTTTGTTCCAGGAGAGTCTCAAGCGCACACTTCAAGGAGGCCGCATGTCAACCTCATCAGATCGCCCGTCCGATGAATTGATCTTTCAGCACCTTGGCGCAGCCATCGTGCTGTGCTGGGCGCAATTGCCCCCCGGGGCGAGAGACCGGATCCTGCGCCAGGCCGACGATGTGATCGGGCTGGCGCCGATCCCCGAGATTCGAAGCGAGATCGTGAAGCTGCTGTTGCGCCACGCCAAGGCGCAGTGGGCGGCTTCGTTCCTGTCGGTCACGGCGCCCCGGAGTAACCCTCCCTTTCGAGGGCACTGATCCCGGCGGGTCGGCGTGAAGCCAAATTCGAGGGCGCCGCTAGATCGGCTCGTAGCTCTCGGATGCGCAGTTGTCGTCGGCCTCGGCGCGCCGGCGATCGATGATCGTGCCGCTGTTGATGACGAGGCGGTAGGTCTCGGCGCCCAGTGGCTTGCCGATGACGGAGGTAAGCTCGGCCCTGACGCACGCCGTCCAGCCCGCGCCCCTGACCTCGCGGTGCGGCGGCGAGACCCGCACATGGCGCGGGTTCGCCGCGGCGAGGAAGACCGAGTCCAGTTTTTCGCGCACCAGCCGTTTTACGTCGGGCGGCGGCTCGGGCGGCGGTGGTTCGGCGGCTTGGCTGCGCATGAACTCAGGCACCGGCGAGCGGCTGTCGGCGATGCCGCACCCCGCCAGCGCAAATGCCCAGCCCGCAATCAACGCCAACCGAACAACGACCCGCTGCATTTGCCCACTTTATCCCGTGCCGGTTAAAATTGCCCACAATTGCGGTTAATTTGCCCTTTTCAGCCATCACCAATTGCTGAAACCGGTCCCACAGCCAGGCCGGCGCCCTGCCATATCGATGGGGTTCACCCCGGAATCTGCCAGGAAGCCAAATAGCCAGGAAACAAAGCAGGGTATTCGTGGCCGGGGTTTGAACCTCCGCGCGAGGACGACTGACGTATGGGGAAGCCTGGAGGTGTCGCCATGATCCGCCCCGTCCTTCGCCATGCCTTTCTCGCAGCGGGAATCTTGCTGGGCTCGCACGCGGCGCTCGCTGAAAATCGCGTCGCGCTGGTCATCGGTCAGTCGAACTATCGTGCCGTGGTTCCGCTCCCCAATCCGGCCAACGATGCCAAGGCCATGTCACAGATGCTGACCGAGTCGGGTTTCGAGGTGCTGACTGCTGCCGACCTGTCGCAGAACGAGCTGCGGACCAAGGTCGGCGACTTCGCGGCAAAGGTCGCCGAGAAGGGCCCCGATACCGTGGCGCTGGTGTTTTATGCGGGCCACGGCCTGCAGATCGACGGCGAGAATTTCCTCGTGCCGGTCGATGTCGACCCGAAGCGGGAAACCGACATTCCGCTACAGGCGGTCCGTCTCAACGACGTTCTGAACACGCTTGCCTCGGTGCCGAGCAAGACCCGCATCCTGCTGCTCGACGCCTGCCGCAACAACCCGTTCCCCGACATCAACAAGACGGCAGGCCGCGGGCTCGCGATCGTCGATGCCAAGACCGGCGCTCCCGGCACCTTCATGTCGTTCTCGACCTCGCCCGGAGCAGAAGCCGAGGACGGCAGCGGCGCCAACAGCCCCTATACGTCGGCATTGCTGGCCGCTGCGAAGGAGCCGGGACTTTCGATCGAAGATACCTTCAAGCGCGTGCGTGTTGCGGTCAACAAGGCGACCGCGGGCCGCCAGACGCCCTGGGACAGTTCCTCGCTGACCGACGACTTCAGGTTCGTCGGTCCCGCCGTTGCCGGCCCAAAGCTCGCTTCCGTCAAGAAGACGGTCGACGAGTGGAAGCGCGACTTGAAAGGCAAGCCGGCCGAGGCCGCCAATGAATTGATCGTCGCCGACGGCACCGACGAGGCCTATGAAGCCTTCGCCGTCCTCTACGCGCAAACGCCGCTGGGTTTGCAGGCGCGCGACTGGCTCGATCGTCACCGCCGCATGGTGGCATGGAACAACGCGGTGATCATCAATACGGCGGCCGGCTATCGCGCCTTCATTGCGCAGTATCCCGACAGCGATCTCGCCCCGACGGCGCGCAAGCTTGAAGAGCGGCTGCGCAATCGTCCGAACTTCGTGGCGACCGTCGCCACCGCCGGCGGCGCGCCGAACGCGTCCGGCGCGGCCGCGTCAGGCCCGGCAGCCGGCCAGCCGACCAACGCTTCGCTCGGCCCGACCTGTCCCTGCACCACGCCGACCCTGCCGCTGAAGAAGGTCGATACGCCGCCGAAGAAGCGCACCGAGCCCGATCCGCCCAAGCGCGTCGACCGTGCGCCGCCGAAACGTTATGTCGTGCCGGAAGACGATGTCGTGGTCTATCGTCGCCCGCCGCCGCGTGACTATTACGAGCCGCGCGGACCGTCGATCGGCATTGGAATAGGCATTGGCGGGTTTGGAGGAAGCGGTGGCTACGGAGGCGGTGATCGTGGCGGCGGTCACCAGGGCACATCGAGGAGCGGATACTGAAGGCAACCCTTGCAGCGGCTTCGCCAGCGTCATGGCCCCCTGAGCGATGATCGTGCTGCAGGGGAGAGCCATGCAGAAAGTTCTCGCGCTGTTCGTGCTCGCCGTCTTTGCTGCAGCGCCCGCGCTGGCCTGGGAGCATTATGCGGTTTTCGCCGCTCACCCAGATCGCACCGGCCAATGTCGGCGATCTCGTGCGCGCCTGGGATTTTCGCGCCGGCGATCTCGACAGCTGCGCGCCGGCGGTGATGGCGCGGATGATGGTCGCGGTCGACCTGAAGGCGGGGAAGATTCTCTGGCAGTCGTCGGTCGGCACCGTGGAGGACCGCGCGCCGTTCGGGGGCGCATTCAGCTTCGGCACGCCGTTGGTCAACGGAGTGGCGATCACGGCAGGCGGCCTCGTCTTCACCGGCGCAATGGACACATATTTGCGTGCCTTCGACGCGGAGTCGGGCGAGGAACTCTGGCAGGGCAGGCTGCCGGTCCCCGGCGTCGCCAATCCCATGACCTATCTCTGGAAGGGCGAGCAATATGTCGCGATCGGTGCCGGCGGCCATTCCGAATCCGGCACGACGATCGGCGACAGCTTGGTGGCGTTTTGGCTGGCGCGGCCGGGCGAAGCGCCCTCGCTATGGTCGCGCACCATCGACCGGCCCGGCGGACGGTTCCTGAGTAAGGCGATTGTGCTCGCGCTCGTGATTATGCTGGCGGCAAGCGTGTTCTGGCGCTGGCGCCGTCACTCAAGGCAGGGCCGGACCGGGCTGTCCGGCACTCCCCGATAGTTGGAAGCGGCTTACGCCTGCAAATCCGCCCACCACATGACCCCTGCGAACACCGCAAACATGGCGACGACACTGACGGTAACCAGGATCGAATCGAGGGGCATTGCTGAATCCTTCAAAAAAGAAGGCTCAAAGTGGCAAAGGGCCGCGGGTGGCTTCATTGATCTGGATCAATGACAGCCATTTCGGCGCCTGCCCTTGGCCGAAGCAAGCCGCGGCAGATCGCGGCCCCGATACCTGCGGCTATCGATGCTTCTTCGGGCGGATCGAATGGGTGGTTACTTCCCGCGCGGCGGCCTGTTGCAGTTCGCGCCGAAATTCATCGCGCTTCTCGTGGATGGAGGCAATGACGGGTCCTGTCGCCTGTCCCAATCCGATTAGCGCCGCTTCCGACAACTGCAGGCTGGCCTCGATGGTTTCGGGCACGGCGTCGGTCACCCCGATCGCGTAGAGGTGGCGGGCGTGGGAAGCGTCGCGGGCGCGTGAGACGATAACGACGTCCGTTCGGAGCGAACGCACCTGTCTCACGATCTCGTCGATTTCGGCCTTCGCGGCGACCGTTACGATGACGGCCTTGGCGTCCATGGCCCCGCAGCTCTTGAGGAATTCCGGATCTGTTGCATTGCCATAGTAGACCTCGCTGCCGCTTCGCCGCTGTGCCGGCACTACGGCGGCATCGTTGTCGACGGCGATATAGGGACAGCCGTGCCGATCCAGTAACGAGCAGACGACTTGTCCAACCCGGCCATGCCCTATGACGATTGCGTGTCCAGTGCTTCCATTTGGCGCGATGGTCAGTTCCGGGTCGAGCGCCTTGGGCTCCCGGAACCTCGGCGTCAATCGCCGCGCGACCAGCGACAGCGCTGGAATGAGCGCCATGGTGATTGACGTCACCGTCAAGGTGAAGCTCGACACATTGGAGCCGATGAGCCCGAGCGTGGTTGCCAGGCCGATGCCGACGAATGCGAATTCGCCGCCGGGCCCAAGGAGAAGACCGGTTTCGATCGCTGCAGACCAGGGCAGGCGAAAGATCCGGGCGAGCCCGATGAGCAGGATGGACTTGATGACGATGAGGCCGACGACGCATGCAACGAGCAGCAATGGCTCGCGAGCAAGCTCGCGAACGTCGATACTCATGCCGACGGTAAAGAAGAACACGCCAAGCAGCAGCCCCTTGAAGGGGCCGACAGTCGTTTCGATCGCCTTGCGGAATTCGGTCTCGGCGAGCAGCAGCCCCGCGATGAACGCTCCCAGCGCCATCGAAAGTCCGGCCATGGCCGCGGCGACCCCCGTGCCGATAATCACAAACAACGTTGCCGCCACGAACAACTCGATGGTTCCGGCGGAAGCAACCAACCGAAACAGCGGTCGCAAGAGCAGGCGGCCGACAGCAACGATCGCTGCAACCGCGAGTGTCGCATTCAGGAGCGCAAGCCCGAGACTGGTCATGACCGAGCCGCTCGCACCGCCACCCAGAATGGAGACAAACAGCAGGATCGGAATCACCGCCAGGTCTTGCGCCAGCAGAACGGCGAAACCGGTTCGGCCGGCCGTCGTGGCGAGGCGGCCCTGGTTGGAGAGGACCTCGATGACGATCGCGGTCGAGGATAAAGCAAGGCACGCGCCGATGATGACCGATACGGTGGGAGAGTTGCCGGCTAGGCTGGCGATGCCGCCGATCACTGCAGCAGTGACGATGATCTGCAGGCTTCCGAGTCCGAACACCAGGCGGCGCATGGTTTTCAGGCGCTCGTAGGACAGTTCCATGCCGACAATAAACAGCAGGAAGACGACGCCGAGTTCGGCGATGCCTGCAACGTTGCTGGCATCGACGACTGTAACCCAGTACAAGAACGGA
The genomic region above belongs to Bradyrhizobium sediminis and contains:
- a CDS encoding caspase family protein, which codes for MIRPVLRHAFLAAGILLGSHAALAENRVALVIGQSNYRAVVPLPNPANDAKAMSQMLTESGFEVLTAADLSQNELRTKVGDFAAKVAEKGPDTVALVFYAGHGLQIDGENFLVPVDVDPKRETDIPLQAVRLNDVLNTLASVPSKTRILLLDACRNNPFPDINKTAGRGLAIVDAKTGAPGTFMSFSTSPGAEAEDGSGANSPYTSALLAAAKEPGLSIEDTFKRVRVAVNKATAGRQTPWDSSSLTDDFRFVGPAVAGPKLASVKKTVDEWKRDLKGKPAEAANELIVADGTDEAYEAFAVLYAQTPLGLQARDWLDRHRRMVAWNNAVIINTAAGYRAFIAQYPDSDLAPTARKLEERLRNRPNFVATVATAGGAPNASGAAASGPAAGQPTNASLGPTCPCTTPTLPLKKVDTPPKKRTEPDPPKRVDRAPPKRYVVPEDDVVVYRRPPPRDYYEPRGPSIGIGIGIGGFGGSGGYGGGDRGGGHQGTSRSGY
- a CDS encoding cation:proton antiporter domain-containing protein, with protein sequence MTAPINIDVYSDALVVLGTAGIVIPLVRRFGLSPVLGYLAAGAVLGPLGLGSLIKTFPFLYWVTVVDASNVAGIAELGVVFLLFIVGMELSYERLKTMRRLVFGLGSLQIIVTAAVIGGIASLAGNSPTVSVIIGACLALSSTAIVIEVLSNQGRLATTAGRTGFAVLLAQDLAVIPILLFVSILGGGASGSVMTSLGLALLNATLAVAAIVAVGRLLLRPLFRLVASAGTIELFVAATLFVIIGTGVAAAMAGLSMALGAFIAGLLLAETEFRKAIETTVGPFKGLLLGVFFFTVGMSIDVRELAREPLLLVACVVGLIVIKSILLIGLARIFRLPWSAAIETGLLLGPGGEFAFVGIGLATTLGLIGSNVSSFTLTVTSITMALIPALSLVARRLTPRFREPKALDPELTIAPNGSTGHAIVIGHGRVGQVVCSLLDRHGCPYIAVDNDAAVVPAQRRSGSEVYYGNATDPEFLKSCGAMDAKAVIVTVAAKAEIDEIVRQVRSLRTDVVIVSRARDASHARHLYAIGVTDAVPETIEASLQLSEAALIGLGQATGPVIASIHEKRDEFRRELQQAAAREVTTHSIRPKKHR
- a CDS encoding globin-coupled sensor protein — its product is MTEVTLADSSQDRETRMRFMRIDTTTGELLREFWKIVEPALPEVLEGFYRHVTREPQLARLIGSDIPRLKAAQQSHWARLFNGRFDHEYMQGVRAIGLIHNKIGLEPRWYIGGYNFVLSQLAALAVRHYRWKPGHLAAVLTATNCAVLLDMDIAISVYQEAMLAERQKHQDKITAAIRDFDGQMKMVLKTVGGSAENLQNAANTLAANAEQSTRQTTTVAAASEEASANVQAVASATEQLTSSVREIGRQVTESTRMTGKAVEQASQSSAGMQGLAEAAQRIGAVVELINSIAGQTNLLALNATIEAARAGDAGRGFAVVASEVKALAEQTAKATDEISQQILAIQTATRQSVGSIEEIGTTIASVNEIATAIAAAVEQQGMATAEIARNIQEAARGTHDVSSNISGVSQAASETGQTATQLLSSANELSQQSEMLRNNVEGFFAMIRAA